From the Phaeodactylum tricornutum CCAP 1055/1 chromosome 24, whole genome shotgun sequence genome, one window contains:
- a CDS encoding predicted protein yields MDDTPRSDFSKAALLSAVRQAAGSTPVRRNKMRSALDAKTAPDKARKLIAPTVKSFALMRQVSRLGMDDPVYTLADRGVPNPANRIYDDMNVVDVPDDVLEQMSIASDPTAAFGNGIDVTVFEKSLGDLQPHFSMSQFSQTESSVPVVPQSPSPRSMATIGSNSYLSHIQQSQMPSSFRRSRPQEITISTEDTRMEDLGASMPSLDVISLDLEEAVFGGMVRKLARTDDSNTSRMNKSADDSMLGVRNSRRGCRRGKSSVSNSMMREAALAMEKDGNTNHQLIADALNNSIQDLRSEGLQVRHVPRRTKSNQEKYEAPDPVFPSNKSVNSASSKSRTLPSIASLFPEENEIFPSKIPLRRRVGVRVIQRKHSGDTDEALVGNPDLFVRSLVKAIQ; encoded by the coding sequence ATGGACGACACCCCTAGGTCGGACTTCAGTAAGGCAGCATTGCTGTCGGCAGTCCGTCAGGCCGCTGGTTCGACACCTGTACGCCGAAATAAAATGAGATCTGCACTGGATGCGAAGACGGCACCAGATAAGGCTCGAAAACTAATTGCGCCCACAGTCAAATCGTTTGCGCTTATGAGGCAGGTTTCACGCTTGGGAATGGATGACCCCGTATATACCCTAGCTGATCGTGGGGTACCCAACCCTGCGAATAGAATATACGACGACATGAATGTAGTTGATGTCCCTGATGATGTATTGGAGCAAATGTCGATCGCTTCCGATCCAAcagcagcttttggaaacggCATCGATGTCAcagtttttgaaaaaagtCTAGGCGACCTGCAGCCTCATTTCAGCATGTCCCAATTTTCTCAGACGGAGTCGTCAGTACCTGTCGTTCCGCAATCTCCTTCGCCTAGGTCGATGGCTACAATCGGATCCAACTCCTATTTGTCGCATATTCAGCAGTCCCAAATGCCCTCCTCCTTTCGGCGGTCGAGACCCCAAGAAATTACAATAAGTACGGAAGATACGAGGATGGAGGATTTGGGTGCTTCCATGCCGTCCCTCGACGTCATATCGCTGGATCTTGAGGAAGCAGTCTTTGGTGGCATGGTCCGCAAGCTAGCACGTACCGATGATTCCAATACATCACGAATGAATAAAAGTGCGGATGATAGCATGTTGGGCGTACGAAATTCGCGACGGGGCTGTCGTCGAGGAAAAAGCAGCGTATCCAACAGCATGATGCGGGAGGCCGCCCTGGCTATGGAAAAAGACGGAAACACAAATCACCAATTAATCGCCGATGCTCTCAACAATTCGATTCAAGACTTGCGCTCCGAAGGCTTGCAAGTCCGCCATGTGCCTCGGAGAACCAAGAGCAATCAAGAAAAGTACGAGGCCCCAGACCCCGTTTTTCCTTCCAATAAATCCGTCAACTCTGCTTCCAGCAAATCTCGTACACTCCCCTCAATTGCTAGTCTTTTCccggaagaaaatgaaatatTTCCCTCAAAAATTCCACTCCGTCGCCGGGTTGGTGTGCGAGTGATACAGCGAAAGCACAGCGGGGACACAGATGAGGCTTTGGTAGGCAACCCAGATCTCTTTGTGCGATCTCTCGTGAAGGCAATACAGTGA
- a CDS encoding predicted protein, translating into MKSTIVTTPDSEESILPSALPMPDESPNDPILNAGGPSYVEGNGETTVEIYLDIVLGVLFLLTAIVAARRMSTLRRQPQQSNSSSSSSTSSSTGGAERVVITAFYSLILLTSVLRATWFLIPASTWQPSYVPVAVYAWDAAHPSWVGAMLSEVVVTAGSIALFAIFILILVYWADILEKYFHPGSRRSVPMVSFITRLTVLLAAEAINIGCFLCQLYTTEGMVLVNAVLLAIVSVVCVCRITFFSHRFRTVLKTLGAINQVSTDSQVRRIVWITVTGNAFFFTRAFLESYFCAVLVRYWHTHGTVAKVFSHTWWDIYTVVKYGSEWTILALMFYILQSRFNSTASATGANGNASKSGYRPVPNAQDGDAAVVV; encoded by the coding sequence ATGAAGAGTACAATTGTCACGAcacctgacagtgaagaaaGCATCCTACCGTCCGCACTCCCGATGCCGGATGAATCGCCCAATGACCCCATCTTGAATGCCGGAGGTCCCAGCTACGTAGAAGGAAATGGCGAAACAACGGTGGAGATCTATTTGGACATTGTCCTGGGTGTCTTGTTTCTACTGACGGCTATTGTAGCGGCTCGCCGCATGAGCACGTTGCGACGGCAGCCGCAGCAATCGAACTCAtccagcagtagcagtaccAGTAGCTCTACCGGAGGTGCCGAAAGGGTCGTTATCACGGCTTTCTACAGTCTCATCTTGTTGACTTCGGTACTGCGCGCCACTTGGTTTCTCATACCCGCCTCGACCTGGCAACCCTCCTACGTTCCCGTCGCGGTCTACGCATGGGACGCCGCCCATCCGAGTTGGGTTGGAGCCATGTTGAGTGAAGTCGTTGTTACGGCAGGATCTATCGCCCTCTTTGCCATTTTCATTTTAATACTGGTATACTGGGCggatattttggaaaagtacTTTCACCCGGGATCCCGACGTAGTGTCCCCATGGTCAGCTTTATCACGCGCCTGACGGTCCTCCTCGCAGCCGAGGCTATCAATATCGGTTGTTTCCTATGCCAGCTCTATACCACGGAGGGAATGGTTCTCGTTAATGCCGTCCTACTCGCGATCGTATCCGTTGTATGCGTTTGTCGAATTACCTTTTTCAGCCACCGCTTCCGGACCGTGCTGAAAACTCTCGGCGCCATCAATCAAGTCTCCACGGATTCGCAAGTACGCCGGATCGTCTGGATAACCGTCACGGGCAACGCATTCTTCTTCACCCGCGCCTTTCTGGAATCCTACTTTTGTGCCGTCCTGGTGCGCTACTGGCACACACACGGCACGGTCGCCAAGGTGTTTTCGCATACCTGGTGGGATATCTATACTGTCGTCAAGTACGGTTCCGAATGGACAATTCTCGCCCTCATGTTCTACATATTGCAATCACGATTCAATTCGACGGCGAGTGCAACCGGTGCGAACGGGAATGCTTCCAAAAGTGGCTACCGACCCGTTCCCAACGCCCAAGACGGCGACGCGGCTGTCGTCGTCTAA
- a CDS encoding predicted protein gives MGAASSFLCTQADAIPGQLIAGTLPAVRHCIVYGKEDGTLREETQQLPTVTDQSDHVWVRVHAVGLNPVDAKNVVGDKFPHHWRIVRSWVRSALVAGTIPGFDYAGTVAALPKHGRALKCNADDLPALKVGDAVFGTMPALQGTLATYIAAPRHQMWHKPESLSFVQAAALPLVGLTAYQCLQPHMAFRNEKDGASNASASSVLVVGGSGGTGHVAIQVARNLGARCVTAVCSTRNVAFCHQQGATYVVDYTANGGDKDTLRRHLLETGPACPFDIVLDCVSSADPRDQQTFSYRQLLQQDVHIQKLLNEAAVYRRLGGPSLDWLRAGMEQKLGWTGVWKYTTTKRNSNDDRLFWIRFPHTSLQLQALSIMANQGQLLPKVEKVYSFSATDVERAFDDLLSRRVRGKIVVELVKETDQQKD, from the coding sequence ATGGGAGCGGCATCGTCGTTTCTGTGCACCCAGGCCGACGCCATTCCGGGTCAGCTCATTGCCGGTACATTGCCTGCCGTCCGCCACTGCATCGTGTACGGCAAGGAGGACGGCACATTGCGCGAAGAAACGCAACAGCTACCCACAGTTACCGACCAATCGGATCACGTCTGGGTGCGTGTCCACGCCGTTGGACTTAATCCGGTTGACGCTAAGAACGTCGTCGGCGACAAGTTTCCTCACCACTGGCGCATTGTGCGTTCCTGGGTCCGTTCCGCCTTGGTCGCCGGCACCATTCCTGGATTTGATTACGCTGGTACCGTTGCGGCCCTACCGAAGCACGGACGGGCCCTCAAGTGTAACGCTGACGATCTGCCGGCTTTGAAGGTTGGGGACGCTGTCTTCGGGACCATGCCAGCTTTGCAAGGTACCTTGGCAACCTATATTGCCGCTCCCCGGCACCAAATGTGGCATAAACCAGAGAGCCTTTCCTTTGTCCAAGCAGCCGCCTTGCCCTTGGTCGGACTGACGGCCTACCAATGCTTGCAGCCACACATGGCTTTTCGCAATGAGAAGGATGGTGCTTCCAATGCGTCCGCATCTTCGgtgcttgttgttggtggaagTGGCGGTACCGGTCACGTGGCGATTCAAGTAGCCCGCAATCTCGGGGCCCGTTGCGTGACAGCGGTTTGTTCCACGCGGAATGTGGCATTTTGTCACCAACAGGGTGCCACCTATGTGGTCGACTACACCGCCAATGGCGGAGACAAAGATACGTTGCGGCGGCATTTGCTCGAGACCGGTCCCGCTTGTCCGTTCGATATCGTGCTGGATTGCGTCTCGTCCGCTGATCCCCGTGATCAACAAACCTTTTCGTACCGCCAACTGCTGCAACAAGATGTCCATATTCAGAAGCTTTTGAACGAAGCCGCTGTGTATCGTCGTTTGGGTGGACCGTCCCTCGATTGGCTCCGGGCCGGGATGGAACAGAAGCTTGGTTGGACGGGTGTCTGGAAGTACACAACCACCAAACGGAATTCCAACGACGACCGCTTGTTTTGGATTCGGTTTCCCCATACGTCGTTACAGTTGCAAGCATTGTCTATCATGGCCAATCAGGGCCAGCTACTGCCCAAAGTGGAAAAAGTGTACAGCTTCTCCGCCACCGACGTTGAAAGGGCCTTTGACGATTTACTGTCCCGTCGAGTTCGGGGCAAGATTGTGGTGGAATTGGTCAAGGAGACCGACCAGCAGAAAGACTAG
- a CDS encoding predicted protein — MVCAAKKLAAAHAAMPQDPKHTMPGDVTKLGLPPSAETSETNGNTIKGRNVSGRAWKVRPQKRASTLVKTKTNNLVKSWESRQTEKLARKEALELQKHLQDERRDAAVAKKERRLENEKRRAENEYRNMQKSLQTLNHAKLGSTLKAMSKKQLRQVKKTRLNTKTGVVELVPAYAK; from the coding sequence ATGGTGTGTGCTGCCAAGAAACTAGCCGCCGCGCACGCTGCCATGCCTCAGGATCCCAAACACACCATGCCGGGCGATGTCACAAAGTTAGGCTTGCCTCCGTCCGCCGAAACCAGCGAGACGAACGGGAACACCATCAAAGGCCGCAACGTTTCCGGACGAGCCTGGAAGGTTCGACCGCAGAAACGCGCGAGCACCTTGGTCAAGACCAAAACTAACAATCTGGTCAAGTCGTGGGAATCACGACAGACCGAAAAACTCGCTCGTAAAGAAGCCCTCGAGCTGCAGAAGCATTTGCAAGACGAACGACGGGACGCTGCAGTTGCCAAGAAGGAACGCCGGCTggaaaacgaaaagagaaGAGCAGAAAACGAATACCGGAACATGCAGAAATCGCTGCAAACTCTCAATCATGCGAAACTTGGATCGACTCTCAAGGCCATGTCCAAGAAACAACTGCGACAGGTCAAGAAGACGCGTCTTAACACAAAGACGGGAGTCGTCGAGTTGGTTCCGGCGTACGCCAAGTAA